The Strix uralensis isolate ZFMK-TIS-50842 chromosome 23, bStrUra1, whole genome shotgun sequence genome has a segment encoding these proteins:
- the CROCC gene encoding rootletin isoform X2 has protein sequence MSSLLSLQEENRILQQELSRVEDLLAQSRAERDELAIKYNAISERLEQTLRLETGEREAAESRSLAQHNIELRRLLEEEQAAYKRKLQAYQEGQQRQAQLVQKLQAKVLQYKKKCGEVEQQLLEKATELEQERLTSQLDVSSSLPEEESTNELENALIRLEEEQQRSSSLVQVNSMLREQLEQANVANAALSEDIRKLTADWARARDELEQREAEWRREEESFNTYFSNEHSRLLTLWRQVVAFRRHFGEIKAATERDLAELGHEASRTGRAAHAACLHLAANLRLAESRAGAARETQALRLAQLEEQLAARARDADLEKVALGARLAELAAALERLRAEDGEKEREVEALTLQLQNLEASRAQEPSPAEVEALRSEVELLRQTLQDVTQAVLADDPEQPPLPPESPSCPPTSPHRSLSPSAAAAAVHAALHRRRLQLQDAQSQAEASQEAAGSLRQELGDSEKRLETLERRLEELSAEAGDCRRAQDEALREVTRLRAEAEVLHRERLQAEEALAREQQRAGALQQERAQLQHRGEGLEDARDEAARAAEAARQQLESSQQQVEELEAQRAGAQRELLEAREALSRAVLEAEVARGEREALAEALGKAQPMQRAQGSCGELAAAQRAAVAEEGRLRDALAKTSELAAGLAREKTELSRSLARLEEERESGRIRTRELGQELALLRGRLERGRRAGAAERQGLERARRAAEEGCRGLRAELRALRGQHLRLRQHLGQAVQEQSAAGEALAQARGEQERLRRELLRLSRAREGLAKEGASLAVQLAAAQRHGQDQAQEAAGLRTEKEGLESSIFQLQQRLAQLDTRNQQLEAEGRNLLQAKEALEAELGTARLAREQELQARRQAVAAAETAAVTVALQSARDAHRDELDRLQREKEELEAERGRLAREQEELAAELAAMRRQRESEKQQALALQEEERAALAETLEGLQQSLAEATAELEQQRREVTSHQEKEQSLAVELRNLRAQAEETAVAHEREAKTLRDQATAAAKQRDGALREVEEARAQLRLVSEARAAGRRELLEAQREARESREGLETQRRQAQEARRALGDEAREKEALRRSNEELRAALRRAEGERISLKRASEEKEQQLALVEDGRAAADREVTELRATLRELERARLDARRELQELRRQVKDLDSENNKRSKEVGELQARVALEEQREEESRREAFGLRQKVVESEAGTEAARKELQHLQQRLSEVEGEFRQREKDLARSLEEARGNEKKLLADARNLQLKVEAARGEAAELSLRLSAAEGRAQGLEAELARGEALRRAAETRLGGIQSALRRTMGIGRTRAGSPGKGGGPEGSGSPSSSPDPDAAAEPEAVRAALRDFLRELQDAQREREELRVQVGSLGRRLAEVEEERDSAGARAQQLQKLVAESEEGRRSGELSSAQATLLLQEETLRRGERERRVLREKVTALERSLHAAEGERRAAQERMSAVRAGEAELEDARRRLEAAESRSTRLELQQRVLEGELQRARLALGERQAEARAMQDRAELLQKQLAESEQRAGASQLAMERLSAALAASGSKDDVPSAPALADGAVVHERLLQLQSALAAGELDRRALQEGLEVARRALTEAREEKGALREQLRALREEQEALQRSKEELEAQVRQQQEALQQRQEERGGLQERVGSLQRALTRTQGEKREAERVALRLEKDKSALKKTLDKVEREKLQTQEASLRLSAEKGRLGRSLGTAERELAQAQQRIHLLQAQVSVLEHPSPPSPAPSPELQRELDRLRIAQLQAQRALEARDHVHRHRVRGLEEQIALLKGQELHHHPTST, from the exons ATGTCCTCGCTGCTGTCCCTCCAGGAGGAGAACCGCatcctgcagcaggagctgtcGCGTGTCGAGGACTTGCTGGCTCAGAGCCGGGCCGAGCGCGATGAGTTGGCCATCAAGTACAACGCCATCAGCGAGCGG CTGGAGCAAACCCTGCGGCTGGAGACGGGTGAGCGGGAAGCGGCCGAGAGCCGGAGCTTGGCGCAGCACAACATCGAGCTGCggcggctgctggaggaggaacaAGCTGCCTACAAGCGCAAGCTGCAGGCGTACCAGGAGGGCCAGCAGCGGCAAGCCCAGCTGGTGCAGAAGCTCCAAGCCAAG GTGTTGCAGTATAAGAAGAAATGTGGCGaagtggagcagcagctgctggagaaggcgacggagctggagcaggagaggctgaCG AGTCAGCTGGATGTGAGCAGCTCGCTGCCGGAGGAGGAGAGCACCAACGAGCTGGAGAATGCCCTGATCCGGCTggaagaggagcagcagag aagcagcagcctggtGCAGGTGAACTCGATGCTGCGGGAGCAGCTGGAACAAGCCAACGTGGCCAACGCGGCGCTGAGCGAGGACATCCGCAAGCTGACGGCAGACTGGGCACGGGCACGGGATGAGCTGGAGCAGCGGGAGGCAGAATGGAGGCGCGaggaggag TCCTTCAACACCTACTTCAGCAACGAGCACAGCCGGCTCCTGACCCTCTGGAGGCAGGTGGTGGCTTTCAGGCGGCACTTCGGGGAGATAAAAGCTGCCACTGAGAG GGATCTGGCGGAGCTGGGCCACGAGGCCTCGCGGACGGGCAGGGCTGCGCACGCCGCCTGCCTTCACCTGGCCGCCAACCTGCGGCTGGCCGAGAGCCGGGCGGGCGCCGCGCGGGAGACGCAGGCGCTGCGGCTGgcgcagctggaggagcagctggcgGCGCGGGCGCGGGACGCCGACCTGGAGAAAGTCGCCCTCGGTGCCAG gctggcagagctggcGGCAGCCCTGGAGCGCCTGCGGGctgaggatggggagaaggagcGGGAGGTGGAGGCGCTGACCCTGCAGCTGCAGAACCTG GAGGCCTCGCGCGCTCAGGAGCCGTCGCCAGCGGAGGTGGAGGCTTTGCGCTCCGAGGTGGAGCTGCTGCGTCAGACGCTGCAGGATGTCACCCAG GCGGTGCTGGCAGATGACCCCGAGCAGCCACCGCTCCCCCCGGAGTCCCCATCGTGTCCCCCCACGTCCCCTCACCGCAGCCTCTCGCCCagcgccgccgctgctgccgtACACGCCGCCCTgcaccgccgccgcctccagcTGCAG GATGCCCAGAGCCAGGCAGAGGCCAGCCAGGAGGCAGCCGGGAGCCTGCggcaggagctgggggacagTGAGAAGCGGCTGGAGACCCTGGAGCGGCGGCTGGAGGAGCTCAGCGCCGAGGCCGGGGACTGCCGGCGGGCGCAGGATGAGGCCCTGCGCGAGGTCACCCGCCTGCGCGCCGAGGCTGAGGTCCTGCACAG GGAGCGGCTGCAGGCGGAGGAGGCGCTGGCGCGGGAGCAGCAGCGGGCGGGCGCCCTGCAGCAGGAGCGGGCGCAGCTGCAGCACCGGGGCGAGGGGCTGGAGGACGCCCGGGACGAGGCCGCCCGCGCCGCCGAGGCCGCCcgccagcagctggagagcag CCAgcagcaggtggaggagctggaggcgcAGCGGGCCGGGGCGCAGCGGGAGCTGCTGGAGGCGCGGGAGGCGCTGAGCCGGGCGGTGCTGGAGGCCGAGGTGGCGCGGGGCGAGCGGGAGGCGCTGGCCGAGGCGCTGGGCAAG GCGCAGCCCATGCAGCGG GCGCAGGGGAGCTGCGGGGAGCTGGCAGCAGCGCAGCGGGCAGCGGTGGCAGAGGAGGGGCGGCTGCGGGACGCCCTGGCCAAGACGAGCGAGCTGGCGGCCGGGCTGGCGCGGGAGAAGACGGAGCTGAGCCGGAGCCTGGCGCGGCTGGAAGAGGAGCGGGAGAGCGGCCGCATCCGGACGCgggagctggggcaggagctggcgctGCTGCGGGGGCGGCTGGAGCGCGGGCGTCGGGCCGGGGCGGCCGAGCGGCAGGGCCTGGAGCGGGCGCGCAGGGCGGCCGAGGAGGGCTGCCGGGGACTGCGGGCAGAGCTGCGGGCACTGCGGGGCCAGCACCTGCGCCTGCGCCAGCACCTGGGGCAG GCGGTGCAGGAGCAGAGCGCGGCGGGCGAGGCGCTGGCGCAGGCGCGGGGGGAGCAGGAGCGGCTGCGGCGGGAGCTGCTGCGGCTGAGCCGGGCCCGCGAGGGACTGGCCAAGGAGGGGGCCAGCCTGGCCGTCCAGCTCGCCGCCGCCCAGCGCCACGGCCAGGATCAGGCCCAGGAGGCCGCCGGGCTCAG GACGGAGaaggaggggctggagagcagcatcTTCCAGCTGCAGCAGCGCCTGGCGCAGCTCGACACCCGcaaccagcagctggaggccGAGGGCCGGAACCTGCTCCAGGCCAAGGAGGCGCTGGAGG CGGAACTGGGCACGGCACGGCTGGCacgggagcaggagctgcaggccCGGCGGcaggcggtggcggcggccgaGACGGCGGCGGTGACGGTGGCCCTGCAGAGCGCGCGCGATGCGCACCGCGATGAGCTCGACCGCCTCCAGCGCGAGAAG gaggagctggaggctgagCGGGGCCGGCTGGCacgggagcaggaggagctggcgGCCGAGCTGGCGGCAATGCGGCGGCAGCGCGAGAGCGAGAAGCAGCAA GCACTGGCGCTGCAGGAGGAAGAGCGGGCGGCGCTGGCGGAGACgctggaggggctgcagcagagcctggccGAGGCCACGGCTGAGCTCGAGCAGCAGCGGCGAGAGGTCACCAGCCACCAGGAGAAGGAgcag AGCCTGGCAGTGGAGCTGCGCAACCTGCGGGCGCAGGCGGAGGAGACGGCAGTGGCCCACGAGCGGGAGGCGAAGACTCTCCGTGACCAAGCGACGGCGGCAGCCAAGCAGCGGGATGGTGCCCTGCGGGAG GTGGAGGAGGCACGGGCGCAGCTGCGGCTGGTGTCagaggcgcgggcggcggggcggcgggagctgcTGGAGGCGCAGCGGGAGGCCCGGGAGAGCCGGGAGGGCCTGGAGACGCAGCGGCGGCAGGCGCAGGAGGCACGGCGGGCCCTGGGCGACGAGGCCAGGGAGAAGGAGGCCCTGCGGCGCTCCAACGAGGAGCTGCGGGCGGCACTGCGGCGCGCCGAGGGCGAGCGCATCAG CCTGAAGCGCGCCAgtgaggagaaggagcagcagctggcGCTGGTGGAGGACGGGCGGGCGGCTGCAGACCGGGAGGTGACAGAGCTGCGGGCAACCCTGCGGGAGCTGGAGCGCGCCCGCCTCGACGCCCGCCGCGAGCTGCAGGAGCTGCGCCGGCAG GTGAAGGACCTGGACAGCGAGAACAACAAGAGGAGCAAGGAGGTGGGTGAGCTGCAGGCACGTGTGGCCCTGGAGGAGCAGCGGGAGGAAGAGAGCCGTCGTGAAGCCTTCGGCCTCAGGCAGAAGGTGGTGGAGAGTGAGGCTGGCACGGAGGCTGCCAGGAAagag CTCCAGCACCTGCAACAGCGACTGTCGGAGGTGGAGGGTGAATTTCGGCAGCGGGAGAAGGACCTGGCCCGCAGCTTGGAGGAGGCTCGCGGCAACGAGAAGAAGCTCCTGGCCGATGCCCGCAACCTGCAGCTGAAGGTGGAGGCGGCACGGGGCGAAGCGGCCGAGCTGAGCCTGCGCTTGAGCGCGGCCGAGGGTCGGGCGCAGGGGCTGGAAGCTGAGCTGGCCCGTGGTGAGGCTCTGCGCCGGGCTGCTGAGACCCGCCTGGGAGGCATCCAGTCCGCCCTGCGCCGTACCATGGGCATCGGCCGGACACGGGCCGGCTCCCCGGGCAAGG GTGGGGGACCAGAGGGGTCGGGGAGCCCCAGCTCATCCCCGGACCCCGATGCAGCGGCCGAGCCTGAGGCAGTGCGGGCAGCCTTGCGGGATTTCCTGCGCGAGCTGCAGGACGCGCAGCGGGAGCGG GAGGAACTGCGGGTGCAGGTGGGCAGCCTGGGCCGGCGGCTggcagaggtggaggaggagcGGGACAGCGCTGGTGCCCGGGCGCAGCAGCTCCAGAAACTGGTGGCTGAGAGCGAGGAAG GACGTCGCAGCGGGGAGCTGAGCAGCGCCCAGGCCacgctgctgctgcaggaggagacaCTGCGACGAGGCGAGCGGGAGCGGCGGGTGCTGCGGGAGAAGGTGACGGCGCTGGAACGGAGCCTGCACGCCGCCGAGGGCGAACGCCGAGCCGCCCAG GAGAGGATGAGCGCGGTGCGAGCCGGCGAGGCCGAGCTGGAGGATGCCAGGAGGCGGTTGGAGGCGGCGGAGAGCCGGAGCACCcgcctggagctgcagcagcgGGTGCTGGAGGGCGAGTTGCAACGGGCGCGGCTGGCCCTGGGCGAGCGGCAAGCGGAGGCGCGGGCGATGCAAGACCGCGCCGAGCTGCTCCAGAAACAG CTAGCGGAGAGCGAGCAGCGCGCCGGCGCGTCGCAGCTGGCGATGGAGCGGTTGAGCGCGGCGTTGGCGGCCAGTGGCTCGAAGGACGACGTGCCGAGCGCGCCGGCCTTGGCCGATGGCGCCGTGGTCCACGAGCGGCTGCTGCAGCTCCAAAGCGCCCTGGCCGCCGGCGAGCTCGACCGCCGGGCGCTGCAG gaggggctggaggtggCGCGGCGGGCGCTGACGGAGGcgcgggaggagaagggagcgCTGCGGGAGCAGCTGCGGGCGCTGCGGGAGGAGCAGGAGGCCCTGCAGCGGagcaaggaggagctggaggcgcAGGtccggcagcagcaggag GCGCTGCAGCAGCGGCAGGAGGAGcgcggggggctgcaggagcgGGTGGGCAGCCTGCAGCGCGCCCTGACCCGCACGCAGGGCGAGAAGCGGGAGGCCGAGCGCGTCGCCCTCCGCCTCGAGAAGGACAAGAGCGCCCTGAAGAAGACCCTGGACAAG GTGGAGCGGGAGAAGCTGCAGACGCAGGAGGCCTCGCTGCGGCTCTCGGCGGAGAAGGGCCGGCTGGGTCGCTCGCTGGGCACGGCCGAGCGGGAGCTGGCGCAGGCGCAGCAGCGCATCCACCTGCTGCAG GCGCAGGTGTCGGTGCTGGAGCACCCGTCTCCGCCGAGCCCTGCGCCGTCTCCGGAGCTGCAGCGGGAGCTGGACCGCCTGCGCATCGCCCAGCTCCAGGCCCAGCGGGCGCTGGAGGCTCGCGACCACGTCCACCGCCACCGCGTCCGCGGCCTGGAGGAGCAG ATCGCGCTGCTGAAGGGGCAGGAGCTCCACCATCACCCCACCAGCACCTAA